A genomic region of Columba livia isolate bColLiv1 breed racing homer chromosome 24, bColLiv1.pat.W.v2, whole genome shotgun sequence contains the following coding sequences:
- the THY1 gene encoding thy-1 membrane glycoprotein, giving the protein MNPTIGIAVILTVLQAANCQMIKDLSACLLGQSLRVDCRYENKTSNPLTYEFSITKDNRKHVIHSTISVSENIYRSRANVTMHKNLVCLYLQSFTTSDEGVYMCELKATNDYTGNQIKNITVIKDKLEKCAGFSLLIQNTSWLLLLLLSLPLLQAVDFVSL; this is encoded by the exons ATGAACCCCACCATCGGCATCGCTGTCATCCTGACAG TCCTCCAGGCTGCCAATTGCCAGATGATCAAGGACCTGAGTGCCTGCCTGCTGGGCCAGAGCCTCCGGGTGGATTGCCGTTAtgagaacaaaaccagcaaccCCCTGACCTACGAGTTCAGCATCaccaaggacaacaggaagcaTGTCATCCACAGCACCATCAGTGTGTCCGAGAACATCTACCGGAGCCGAGCCAACGTCACCATGCACAAGAACCTGGTGTGCCTCTACCTGCAGAGCTTCACCACCAGCGATGAGGGTGTCTACATGTGCGAGCTGAAGGCCACCAACGACTACACTGGCAACCAGATAAAGAACATCACTGTCATCAAAG ACAAACTGGAGAAATGCGCCGGCTTCAGCCTCTTGATCCAGAACACTTCatggctcctgctgcttcttctttccctgcctCTCCTGCAAGCCGTAGACTTCGTGTCcctgtga